In Spirochaetales bacterium, the following proteins share a genomic window:
- a CDS encoding GNAT family N-acetyltransferase has product MIRNIGKEDYHKIARLFFSGFFPTDFEKRYFVPEKTLAVLEKDGHCAFSWFTTLRDIGIAILVFDPAIDDAASIDSLLRHTLRLIPLKELKGLSLISTKRLSNEQLRAVPGPIKRSEIKMAYTKGYIEIPEVKIVTYKEEYFDQELALESRLFYEFRKKHHWEPYRIEDAPEEELENIKKYFDKNRESFFFYFDNRTLVGSTLLVNDFIQSLCIAEEYQRKGYGSLLTKYAVNHALKKGYKIIHLLVFDDNTAAIGMYKKIGFDEKRYQYIY; this is encoded by the coding sequence ATGATCAGGAACATCGGAAAAGAAGATTACCACAAGATAGCCCGTCTTTTTTTCAGCGGATTCTTCCCCACCGATTTTGAAAAGCGGTACTTTGTGCCCGAAAAAACACTCGCCGTACTCGAAAAGGACGGCCATTGCGCTTTTTCATGGTTCACGACACTCAGGGATATCGGTATCGCCATCCTGGTGTTCGACCCGGCAATCGATGATGCGGCAAGTATCGACAGCCTGCTCCGGCACACATTGCGCCTGATTCCCCTGAAAGAATTGAAAGGGTTATCCCTGATTTCGACAAAAAGGCTTTCAAACGAACAATTACGGGCCGTTCCCGGCCCGATCAAACGTTCGGAAATAAAAATGGCATACACAAAAGGATATATAGAAATTCCGGAGGTGAAGATCGTCACCTACAAGGAAGAATATTTCGACCAGGAGCTCGCGCTTGAGTCGAGATTGTTTTACGAGTTCAGGAAAAAACATCACTGGGAACCATACCGGATCGAAGACGCCCCGGAAGAGGAATTGGAAAATATAAAAAAATATTTCGATAAAAACAGGGAATCCTTTTTCTTTTATTTTGACAATAGGACCCTTGTCGGAAGCACCCTGCTGGTCAACGATTTCATTCAATCGCTTTGTATTGCCGAAGAATATCAAAGAAAAGGATACGGTTCGTTACTGACGAAATATGCCGTCAATCACGCCCTGAAAAAAGGCTATAAAATCATCCACCTGCTTGTCTTTGACGACAATACGGCCGCTATCGGTATGTACAAAAAGATCGGCTTTGACGAAAAAAGGTATCAATATATTTATTAA